A genome region from Brassica oleracea var. oleracea cultivar TO1000 chromosome C2, BOL, whole genome shotgun sequence includes the following:
- the LOC106327883 gene encoding glutamine synthetase cytosolic isozyme 1-2, with translation MSLLTDLVNLDLSDNTEKIIAEYIWVGGSGMDMRSKARTLPGPVTDPSKLPKWNYDGSSTGQAPGEDSEVILYPQAIFKDPFRRGNNILVMCDTYTPAGEPIPTNKRHAAAQIFSNPDVVAEVPWYGIEQEYTLLQKDVKWPVGWPIGGFPGPQGPYYCSVGADKSFGRDIVDAHYKACLYAGINISGINGEVMPGQWEFQVGPSVGISAADEVWIARYILERITEIAGVVVSFDPKPIPGDWNGAGAHTNYSTKSMREEGGYEIIKKAIDKLGLRHKEHISAYGEGNERRLTGHHETADINTFKWGVANRGASIRVGRDTEKEGKGYFEDRRPASNMDPYTVTSMIAETTLLWNP, from the exons ATGAGTCTTCTGACCGATCTCGTTAACCTTGACCTCTCAGACAACACTGAGAAAATCATCGCTGAATACATATG GGTTGGTGGTTCAGGAATGGATATGAGAAGCAAAGCCAGG ACTCTCCCTGGACCTGTGACCGATCCATCAAAGCTCCCAAAATGGAATTATGATGGTTCAAGCACTGGCCAAGCTCCTGGTGAAGACAGTGAAGTGATCTTATA CCCTCAAGCGATTTTCAAAGATCCGTTCCGTAGAGGCAACAACATTCTT GTCATGTGTGATACTTACACCCCTGCGGGTGAACCAATCCCTACGAACAAGAGACATGCTGCAGCTCAGATCTTTAGCAACCCTGATGTTGTTGCTGAAGTGCCATG GTATGGAATCGAACAAGAGTACACTCTGTTGCAGAAAGATGTGAAGTGGCCTGTTGGATGGCCCATTGGTGGATTCCCCGGCCCTCAG GGACCATACTACTGCAGTGTTGGAGCTGACAAATCTTTTGGAAGAGACATTGTTGATGCTCACTACAAGGCTTGTTTGTATGCCGGAATTAACATCAGTGGAATCAATGGAGAAGTCATGCCTGGTCAG TGGGAGTTCCAAGTCGGACCATCGGTTGGTATCTCAGCTGCTGATGAAGTGTGGATTGCTCGTTACATTTTGGAG AGGATCACAGAGATTGCTGGTGTGGTTGTATCTTTTGACCCAAAACCAATTCCGGGTGACTGGAACGGAGCTGGTGCTCACACCAATTACAG TACTAAATCGATGAGGGAGGAAGGAGGATACGAGATAATCAAGAAGGCAATTGATAAGCTCGGACTGAGACACAAGGAGCACATTTCTGCTTACGGTGAAGGCAACGAGCGTCGTCTCACCGGACACCATGAAACTGCTGACATCAACACTTTCAAATGG GGTGTTGCAAACCGTGGAGCATCAATCCGTGTAGGACGTGACACGGAGAAGGAAGGGAAAGGATACTTTGAGGATAGGAGGCCAGCTTCCAACATGGACCCTTACACTGTAACTTCCATGATTGCAGAGACTACACTTCTTTGGAATCCTTGA